One part of the Microbacterium aurugineum genome encodes these proteins:
- the rpsT gene encoding 30S ribosomal protein S20, whose product MANIKSQIKRNKTNAKAHERNKAVKSELKTLIRSTRTAVTAGDKAAAEAGLKKASVKLDKAVSKGVLHKNQASNRKSSLAKQVASL is encoded by the coding sequence GTGGCAAACATCAAGTCGCAGATCAAGCGCAACAAGACCAACGCGAAGGCACACGAGCGCAACAAGGCCGTGAAGAGCGAGCTCAAGACCCTCATCCGCTCCACCCGCACGGCAGTCACCGCCGGCGACAAGGCAGCAGCCGAGGCCGGCCTGAAGAAGGCTTCCGTCAAGCTCGACAAGGCCGTCAGCAAGGGTGTCCTGCACAAGAACCAGGCGTCGAACCGCAAGTCGTCGCTCGCCAAGCAGGTCGCTTCCCTCTGA
- the holA gene encoding DNA polymerase III subunit delta yields the protein MAASRTPSRSGAKPTKIPQVSWREPHPAPIVLVSGPEEVCAERAIAGVRDYLRAEDPALEVSDVRADDYAPGTLLSLTSPSLFGEPRLVRVSGVEKCSDAFIQEAVSYLDNPQEGATVILRHTGASVRGKKLLDALRAGTGGGIEIACPAVKRDSDRVDFAAGEFRAAKKRIAPAALRALVSAFADDLTELAAACQQLIGDVDGDISEEIVTKYYGGRVEVSAFVVADTAIAGRYGEALVALRHALSSGADPVPMVAAFAMKLRTMARVAGNREPSRQLAQRLGMKDWQVDRARRDLAGWNERSLGMAIQATARADGEVKGAARDPIFALERMVTVIATRQPFGE from the coding sequence ATGGCAGCTTCGCGTACCCCCTCTCGCAGTGGTGCGAAGCCCACCAAGATCCCGCAGGTGTCGTGGCGCGAACCGCACCCCGCGCCGATCGTGCTCGTCTCGGGGCCGGAAGAGGTGTGCGCAGAGCGTGCGATCGCCGGCGTGCGCGACTACCTGCGCGCGGAAGATCCTGCACTCGAAGTCAGTGACGTGCGGGCCGACGACTACGCCCCGGGCACACTGCTGTCCCTCACTTCTCCCTCGCTGTTCGGAGAACCGCGACTGGTGCGCGTGTCGGGTGTCGAGAAGTGCTCCGACGCCTTCATCCAGGAGGCCGTGTCGTACCTCGACAACCCCCAGGAGGGGGCGACGGTCATCCTTCGCCACACGGGCGCCAGCGTGCGTGGCAAGAAGCTGCTCGACGCTCTTCGCGCCGGTACCGGCGGAGGCATCGAGATCGCCTGCCCGGCGGTCAAGCGCGACAGCGACCGAGTGGACTTCGCCGCCGGAGAGTTCCGGGCGGCCAAGAAGCGCATCGCGCCGGCAGCCCTGCGTGCGCTCGTCTCCGCGTTCGCGGACGACCTGACCGAACTGGCGGCGGCCTGCCAGCAGCTCATCGGCGACGTCGACGGAGACATCTCGGAAGAGATCGTCACGAAGTACTACGGCGGTCGCGTCGAGGTCTCGGCGTTCGTCGTCGCGGATACGGCCATCGCCGGCCGCTACGGCGAAGCGCTCGTCGCGCTCCGGCACGCGCTGTCGTCCGGCGCCGACCCGGTGCCGATGGTCGCCGCCTTCGCGATGAAGCTCCGGACGATGGCGCGCGTGGCAGGCAACCGCGAGCCCAGCCGACAGCTCGCGCAGCGCCTGGGGATGAAGGATTGGCAGGTCGATCGTGCCCGCCGCGACCTGGCCGGCTGGAACGAGCGCTCTCTCGGGATGGCCATCCAGGCGACCGCCCGAGCCGATGGTGAGGTCAAAGGAGCGGCCCGCGACCCGATCTTCGCCCTGGAGCGCATGGTCACCGTGATCGCCACGCGCCAGCCCTTCGGCGAGTAA
- a CDS encoding ABC transporter family substrate-binding protein, giving the protein MKQYKLMGALALTGAFALALSGCAAGNSGSGDNGDNGEKTDVEMADYNPQPRENLQEGGEVNFAIREVPPQLNAFNSDGSADTARIAAWYTPQLILMEPDGTQYKNDNYLDEWKNEVKDGKTVLTFTFTDEAHWNDGTDMDWTAIDATWKANRSYDEGFNPNATDGYKDIESVEQGDTAKTAIVTFKGEFAWPQMPFNGGVIHPALADPDTFNEAMIENPHPEWGAGPYTVDEYDATKGYISFKPNPEWWGDAPLLDKVTMTGMDGQAGVNAFKNGEVDMVETGSQELIDQVKDVDGAKVYRAQQTANTILQVDSSKPQFEDVKVREAFFKAINIDQQKQIAWNGLGYEEDPAGSLTLFSFQPGYTDSMKAAGWEFDVEGAKKLLDEAGWTEGSDGIREKDGVKLSVVYPIWNDTATSKALAQSLQAQEKEVGIDVQVEVRPASQFSSDYTSKNWDVSGLRFTSSDPFGAAWFCQLYCSDSGLNLSGVGDAELDAEIKDKVESQSDPEAQTAAAMELEPEIYKRWGLIPLYNGPQIYTVQEGLANLTPEPYVGLDLFGIQPVENVGWEK; this is encoded by the coding sequence ATGAAGCAGTACAAGCTGATGGGAGCGCTGGCACTCACCGGCGCTTTCGCACTCGCGCTCAGCGGGTGCGCTGCCGGCAACAGCGGCAGTGGCGACAATGGCGACAACGGCGAGAAGACCGACGTCGAGATGGCGGACTACAACCCGCAGCCTCGCGAGAACCTCCAGGAGGGTGGCGAGGTCAACTTCGCGATCCGTGAGGTGCCGCCGCAGCTGAACGCCTTCAACAGTGACGGCAGCGCCGACACCGCACGCATCGCCGCGTGGTACACGCCGCAGCTGATCCTGATGGAGCCGGACGGCACGCAGTACAAGAACGACAACTACCTCGACGAGTGGAAGAACGAAGTCAAGGATGGCAAGACGGTCCTGACCTTCACGTTCACCGACGAGGCCCACTGGAACGATGGCACGGACATGGACTGGACCGCCATCGACGCCACGTGGAAGGCCAACCGCTCCTACGACGAGGGCTTCAACCCGAACGCCACCGACGGCTACAAGGACATCGAGTCCGTCGAGCAGGGCGACACCGCCAAGACGGCGATCGTCACCTTCAAGGGCGAGTTCGCCTGGCCGCAGATGCCCTTCAACGGTGGCGTCATCCACCCGGCACTCGCAGACCCGGACACCTTCAACGAAGCGATGATCGAGAACCCGCACCCTGAGTGGGGCGCCGGTCCCTACACGGTCGACGAGTATGACGCGACCAAGGGCTACATCTCGTTCAAGCCGAACCCCGAGTGGTGGGGCGACGCTCCGCTGCTCGACAAGGTCACCATGACGGGTATGGACGGCCAGGCCGGCGTCAACGCCTTCAAGAACGGCGAGGTCGACATGGTGGAGACGGGCTCCCAGGAGCTCATCGACCAGGTCAAGGACGTCGACGGCGCCAAGGTCTACCGCGCGCAGCAGACGGCCAACACGATCCTGCAGGTCGACTCCTCCAAGCCGCAGTTCGAGGACGTCAAGGTCCGCGAGGCGTTCTTCAAGGCCATCAACATCGACCAGCAGAAGCAGATCGCGTGGAACGGCCTCGGCTATGAAGAGGACCCGGCCGGCTCGCTGACCCTGTTCTCGTTCCAGCCCGGCTACACCGACTCGATGAAGGCCGCAGGCTGGGAGTTCGATGTCGAGGGCGCCAAGAAGCTGCTCGACGAAGCCGGCTGGACCGAGGGTTCGGACGGCATCCGTGAGAAGGACGGCGTGAAGCTCTCGGTGGTCTACCCCATCTGGAACGACACGGCCACCTCGAAGGCTCTCGCACAGTCGCTGCAGGCGCAGGAGAAGGAGGTCGGCATCGACGTCCAGGTCGAGGTCCGTCCCGCCAGCCAGTTCTCCTCGGACTACACCTCGAAGAACTGGGACGTCTCCGGTCTCCGCTTCACCTCGTCCGACCCGTTCGGTGCCGCCTGGTTCTGCCAGCTGTACTGCTCGGACTCGGGTCTCAACCTGTCGGGTGTCGGTGACGCCGAACTCGACGCCGAGATCAAGGACAAGGTCGAGTCGCAGTCCGACCCCGAGGCGCAGACCGCTGCCGCGATGGAGCTCGAGCCCGAGATCTACAAGCGCTGGGGCCTGATCCCGCTGTACAACGGCCCACAGATCTACACGGTCCAGGAAGGCCTCGCCAACCTGACGCCGGAGCCCTACGTGGGTCTCGACCTGTTCGGCATCCAGCCCGTCGAGAACGTCGGCTGGGAGAAGTAG
- a CDS encoding MFS transporter, producing the protein MTGVSGTRTVKAGARWMSVFTLAWLAIWTVQLTPVQLLLPLQLDTPEDDWIRGVVSSGLVLGIGGLAGIVAGPAAGALSDRAAAGRHRRRPWALGGVLLTAVCLILTGFAEGPWAVGAGWVGVSIGVAVSSAAFTALIADQLPSTQRGAASAAVGSSQAVGIVLGVGLVVLLGLDVRAGYLLLAAVIAVVGTGAALLLPDPPSTEALRPKPGGRRPLASLRDRDFAWMLSGRLVTNVGNALGTALFLFFLLHGLGQPTAAAQDNLLLLIVVYTVFVVLASVVTGIVSDRTGNRRTLTVAATVVQAASGVAIALVPTFEMTMVAAALMGLGYGAFSTVGLAFAADLLPDAQDHARDLGIVNVTAALGQLIGPVLGAALVALVGGFWLVFVAAAVLSLVGGLLTAFARKPSRS; encoded by the coding sequence GTGACCGGCGTCTCCGGCACCCGCACGGTCAAAGCGGGCGCACGATGGATGTCGGTGTTCACGCTGGCGTGGCTCGCGATCTGGACGGTGCAGCTCACTCCCGTGCAACTGCTGCTTCCTCTGCAGCTCGACACTCCCGAAGACGACTGGATCCGCGGGGTCGTGTCTTCGGGGCTCGTCCTCGGGATCGGGGGGCTCGCCGGTATCGTCGCGGGTCCCGCCGCCGGGGCGCTCTCCGATCGTGCGGCCGCGGGACGCCACCGCCGACGCCCCTGGGCCCTCGGGGGCGTTCTGCTCACCGCCGTGTGTCTCATCCTCACCGGTTTCGCCGAGGGACCCTGGGCCGTGGGCGCGGGCTGGGTCGGTGTGTCGATCGGCGTCGCCGTCTCCTCCGCAGCTTTCACGGCGCTCATCGCCGACCAGCTGCCCTCGACGCAGCGCGGCGCGGCGTCCGCAGCGGTGGGATCGAGTCAGGCGGTGGGCATCGTGCTCGGTGTCGGACTGGTGGTACTGCTCGGGCTCGACGTCCGCGCCGGCTATCTGCTGCTCGCCGCGGTGATCGCCGTCGTCGGCACCGGTGCGGCCCTGCTGCTGCCCGACCCGCCGAGTACCGAGGCGCTGCGGCCGAAACCTGGCGGACGCCGACCGCTCGCCTCCCTCCGCGACCGCGACTTCGCTTGGATGCTCTCGGGACGCCTCGTGACGAACGTCGGCAATGCTCTCGGCACCGCGCTGTTCCTCTTCTTCCTCTTGCATGGTCTCGGTCAGCCGACCGCTGCCGCTCAGGACAATCTCCTGCTGCTGATCGTGGTGTACACCGTGTTCGTCGTGCTCGCTTCCGTGGTCACCGGCATCGTGTCGGACCGGACAGGGAACAGGCGCACGCTCACCGTCGCCGCAACCGTCGTCCAGGCGGCCTCGGGCGTGGCGATCGCCCTGGTGCCCACGTTCGAGATGACCATGGTGGCCGCGGCTCTCATGGGATTGGGGTACGGAGCCTTCTCGACGGTCGGTCTCGCGTTCGCGGCCGACCTGCTCCCTGACGCACAGGATCACGCCAGGGACCTCGGGATCGTCAACGTCACCGCAGCCCTGGGACAGCTGATCGGACCGGTGCTCGGTGCGGCACTGGTCGCTCTCGTCGGCGGCTTCTGGCTCGTCTTCGTCGCTGCTGCCGTGCTGTCGCTGGTGGGAGGACTGCTCACCGCGTTCGCGCGCAAGCCGTCGCGCTCATGA
- a CDS encoding ABC transporter permease yields the protein MTTEMIDPLVEPSTEAAPRKSLSKWTLYTRRYMRNKPAVGGIVVLLALILFATLGPVLSPYAVNDMDFLALSTPPSAAHWFGTNGAGNDTYTQTAVGLQRSLMIAITVSVGTTILSALVGTAAAYFRGWFERIALLVIHFMMVVPTFLMLSVISNDSGGVWWVIALVMIFVSWFFPARIIWTMALSLREREYVQAARYMGVRGTRIVLRHLVPNIGSLLVINFTLGIVAAVTTETGLSFIGFGVKIPDVSLGSLIGEGSTSITSSPWLFYFPALTLTLLTVSMALIADGLRDALDPTSAAGGRA from the coding sequence ATGACCACCGAAATGATCGATCCGCTGGTCGAGCCGTCCACCGAGGCAGCTCCCCGCAAGTCCCTCTCGAAGTGGACGCTCTACACACGCCGTTACATGCGCAACAAGCCGGCCGTCGGCGGCATCGTCGTCCTGCTCGCCCTGATCCTGTTCGCGACCCTCGGCCCGGTGCTGTCTCCGTACGCCGTCAATGACATGGACTTCCTCGCACTGAGCACGCCGCCCTCGGCAGCGCACTGGTTCGGCACGAACGGCGCCGGAAACGACACCTACACCCAGACCGCGGTCGGCTTGCAGCGCTCGCTCATGATCGCGATCACGGTGTCGGTCGGAACCACCATCCTGTCGGCCCTCGTCGGCACGGCCGCCGCCTATTTCCGCGGCTGGTTCGAACGCATCGCGCTGCTGGTCATCCACTTCATGATGGTTGTCCCCACCTTCCTGATGCTGTCCGTCATCTCGAACGACTCGGGAGGCGTCTGGTGGGTCATCGCCCTCGTGATGATCTTCGTGAGCTGGTTCTTCCCCGCGCGCATCATCTGGACCATGGCACTGTCGCTTCGCGAGCGGGAGTACGTGCAGGCGGCGCGCTACATGGGCGTCCGCGGCACACGCATCGTGCTGCGACACCTGGTCCCCAACATCGGATCTCTGCTGGTCATCAACTTCACGCTCGGTATCGTCGCGGCCGTGACGACGGAGACCGGCCTGTCGTTCATCGGCTTCGGTGTGAAGATCCCCGACGTCTCCCTCGGATCACTCATCGGAGAGGGCAGCACGTCGATCACGAGCTCTCCGTGGCTCTTCTACTTCCCGGCGTTGACGCTCACGCTGCTGACCGTGTCGATGGCGTTGATCGCCGACGGCCTGCGTGACGCCCTCGACCCCACCTCGGCTGCAGGAGGCCGCGCATGA
- a CDS encoding alpha/beta fold hydrolase: MSTQIVFVHGIRTSATMWRGQTTYLDEQGYASTAVDLPGHGSRMDEDFTLHEALHTIDAAVRAAAEKGPVVLVGHSMGGLLCLAYVGGAQRPPVAALVAASCTSLPHGAGLRAYRLFARAVDSLPDRGMWLTGRVLEATIPTETRYDFAAGGYALDMQDTALRSLAALDIAAAVPRIAVPLWFVNGQYDQLRLNESLFRRLAPHAELLIVPRTTHLVTAMRPRVFNAVLQLAIATVEEEQPGS; the protein is encoded by the coding sequence GTGAGCACCCAGATCGTCTTCGTGCACGGCATCCGCACGTCCGCGACGATGTGGCGCGGACAGACCACGTATCTCGACGAGCAGGGGTATGCGTCGACCGCGGTCGATCTCCCCGGGCACGGGAGCCGCATGGACGAGGACTTCACGCTGCACGAGGCGCTCCACACGATCGATGCCGCCGTACGTGCGGCAGCGGAGAAGGGCCCCGTCGTGCTCGTGGGGCATTCGATGGGTGGGCTGCTGTGTCTCGCCTACGTCGGCGGGGCACAGCGACCGCCGGTGGCCGCGCTCGTCGCGGCGTCGTGCACCTCGCTCCCCCATGGCGCGGGACTTCGCGCCTATCGCCTCTTCGCCCGGGCGGTCGACTCGCTCCCCGATCGCGGTATGTGGCTGACCGGTCGCGTCCTCGAGGCCACCATCCCCACGGAGACCAGATACGACTTCGCCGCCGGTGGATATGCGCTGGACATGCAGGACACGGCGCTGCGCAGCCTCGCCGCGCTGGACATCGCCGCCGCGGTCCCCCGGATCGCGGTCCCGCTCTGGTTCGTGAACGGGCAGTACGACCAGCTGCGTCTGAACGAGTCCTTGTTCCGACGTCTCGCGCCCCATGCGGAGCTCCTCATCGTGCCCCGCACGACGCACCTGGTCACGGCGATGCGGCCACGGGTCTTCAATGCCGTGCTGCAGCTGGCCATCGCGACGGTGGAAGAGGAGCAGCCCGGCTCATGA
- a CDS encoding ABC transporter ATP-binding protein, with protein MSPVLSVRDLTVSFASEAGRVDAVRGVSFDLEAGKTLGIVGESGSGKSVTSLAVMGLLDENAKISGSILFDGQELLGKTDAQLSRIRGNGISMVFQDPLTSLTPVYTIGTQLIEALTVHRNLSVKEANARAIDLLKLVGIPEPEKRMKAFPHEFSGGMRQRVVIAIAMANDPKLIIADEPTTALDVTIQAQILDLIEKAQAETGAAVMMITHDMGVVARTADDVMVMYAGKPVEQAPVRELFHQTRMPYSIGLLGAIPRVDKAEKEPLTPIKGNPPLLINLPDACPFADRCPIVMDACRTREPELLPVLTSGGEAHRAACIRSNEIEDGGLLGGLPVYPVREAPESELTRLPREERPITLEVKNLTKTFPLLKGAFLKRKVGEVHAVKGISFDVREGETMAIVGESGSGKTTTLLQIMDMVKQTEGDIVIAGTSVNDIRSRKVERELRRDIQIVFQDPMGALDPRMTVADIISEPLTAIGTPKAEVNRRVGELMDLVGLNPAHRDRFPQAFSGGQRQRIGIARALSTNPKIVVLDEPVSALDVSIQAGVINLLDDLKVKLGLSYLFVAHDLSVVRHIADRVAVMYLGDFVEHGDVDDVFDNPRHPYTKALLSAIPVPDPDIERTRQRIVFDPETTSGLSNVS; from the coding sequence ATGAGCCCCGTACTGTCCGTCCGCGACCTCACCGTCAGCTTCGCCTCCGAAGCCGGCCGTGTCGACGCCGTGCGCGGCGTCTCCTTCGACCTGGAGGCCGGCAAGACCCTCGGCATCGTCGGTGAGTCCGGCTCCGGGAAGTCCGTCACCTCACTGGCCGTCATGGGCCTGCTCGACGAGAACGCGAAGATCTCCGGCTCGATCTTGTTCGACGGGCAGGAGCTTCTCGGAAAGACCGACGCGCAGCTCTCCCGGATCCGTGGCAACGGCATCTCGATGGTGTTCCAGGACCCGCTGACCTCGCTGACGCCCGTGTACACGATCGGCACCCAGTTGATCGAGGCGCTCACGGTGCACCGCAACCTCAGCGTCAAGGAGGCGAACGCCCGGGCGATCGATCTGCTCAAGCTCGTGGGCATCCCCGAGCCCGAGAAGCGGATGAAGGCGTTCCCCCACGAGTTCTCCGGAGGAATGCGTCAGCGCGTGGTGATCGCGATCGCGATGGCGAACGACCCGAAGCTGATCATCGCCGACGAGCCGACGACGGCGCTCGACGTCACGATCCAGGCGCAGATCCTCGACCTGATCGAGAAGGCGCAGGCCGAGACCGGCGCCGCTGTCATGATGATCACGCATGACATGGGCGTGGTGGCCCGCACCGCGGACGACGTCATGGTGATGTACGCCGGCAAGCCCGTGGAGCAGGCGCCCGTGCGCGAGCTGTTCCACCAGACGAGGATGCCCTACTCCATCGGCCTCCTCGGCGCGATCCCCCGCGTGGACAAGGCCGAGAAGGAACCGCTGACCCCGATCAAGGGCAACCCGCCCCTCCTGATCAACCTCCCCGACGCTTGCCCGTTCGCCGACCGCTGCCCGATCGTGATGGATGCGTGCCGGACGCGTGAACCGGAACTCCTCCCCGTCCTGACCAGCGGTGGCGAGGCACATCGCGCCGCCTGCATCCGTTCGAATGAGATCGAGGACGGCGGCTTGCTCGGCGGACTGCCGGTGTATCCGGTCAGGGAGGCGCCGGAGAGCGAACTCACCCGCCTGCCCCGCGAGGAGCGTCCCATCACGCTCGAGGTGAAGAACCTCACCAAGACCTTCCCGCTCCTCAAGGGCGCCTTCCTCAAGCGCAAGGTCGGCGAGGTGCATGCCGTCAAGGGCATCAGCTTCGACGTCCGCGAAGGCGAGACCATGGCGATCGTGGGCGAGTCCGGGAGCGGGAAGACCACGACGCTGCTGCAGATCATGGACATGGTCAAGCAGACCGAGGGTGACATCGTCATCGCCGGGACGAGTGTCAACGACATCCGCAGTCGCAAGGTGGAGCGGGAGTTGCGGCGCGACATCCAGATCGTGTTCCAGGACCCGATGGGTGCGCTCGACCCGCGCATGACGGTCGCGGACATCATCTCCGAGCCGCTGACGGCCATCGGCACCCCGAAGGCGGAGGTGAACCGACGCGTCGGTGAGTTGATGGACCTCGTGGGCCTCAACCCGGCGCATCGCGATCGGTTCCCGCAGGCGTTCTCCGGCGGGCAGAGGCAGCGCATCGGCATCGCCCGTGCACTGTCGACGAACCCCAAGATCGTGGTGCTCGACGAGCCGGTGTCAGCGCTCGACGTGTCGATTCAGGCGGGCGTCATCAACCTCCTGGACGACCTCAAGGTCAAGCTCGGCCTGTCGTACCTCTTCGTGGCTCACGACCTCTCCGTGGTGCGTCACATCGCGGATCGCGTCGCCGTCATGTACCTGGGCGACTTCGTGGAGCACGGCGACGTGGACGATGTCTTCGACAATCCCCGGCATCCGTACACCAAGGCGCTGCTGTCGGCGATCCCGGTCCCCGACCCCGACATCGAGCGGACGCGGCAGCGGATCGTCTTCGATCCAGAGACCACCTCGGGCCTGTCGAACGTCTCCTGA
- a CDS encoding glycoside hydrolase family 1 protein translates to MIPARDRPSVPVGLRWSAATSAFQIEGARPTGSTGRSIWDDFLERPGAIIDGSTADPACDSYRRPESDVALAAGLGLDRYRFSIPWARVQPGGRGSGDRAALDHYSRLVDRLLEAGVAPFPTLFHWEMPSEVEADGGWLQRDTAERFADYATIVAARLGDRVEQWYTLNEPAMTTLQGYAVGALAPGKELLFGALPTAHYQLLAHARAATVLHGHGAASVGLVNNHTWVLPLRDTAEDHQAAAVYDVIHNRVFSEPLLAGHYPDLEALGLPPLPVRDGDLEEIARSIDFYGINFYNPTTVTAAAEGSPIPFDIVPTPGVPVTGFGPEWPIMPGALRDLLIDLHTRHPHLPPVIIGENGASFPEPERAALVDDTDRIDYLSGHIAAVGEAIDAGVPVEEYTVWSLLDNWEWADGYTQRFGLVHVDFETGERTPKASYEWYRDLIARSRAASVAAEEAR, encoded by the coding sequence ATGATCCCTGCACGTGATCGTCCGTCTGTGCCCGTCGGGCTCCGTTGGTCCGCAGCGACCTCGGCCTTCCAGATCGAGGGGGCCCGTCCCACGGGGTCGACCGGGCGCTCCATCTGGGACGACTTCCTCGAACGGCCGGGCGCGATCATCGACGGGTCGACGGCGGACCCTGCATGTGACAGCTACCGACGACCGGAGTCCGACGTGGCCCTCGCCGCGGGGCTGGGCCTCGACCGTTACCGGTTCTCCATCCCGTGGGCACGCGTGCAACCCGGAGGTCGGGGCTCGGGGGACCGCGCGGCGCTCGACCATTACTCCCGGCTGGTCGACCGCTTGCTCGAGGCCGGGGTCGCACCGTTCCCGACCCTGTTCCACTGGGAGATGCCCAGCGAGGTCGAGGCCGACGGTGGCTGGCTCCAGCGCGACACGGCCGAGCGCTTCGCCGACTACGCGACCATCGTCGCCGCCCGTCTCGGCGATCGCGTCGAGCAGTGGTACACGCTCAACGAGCCGGCGATGACGACGTTGCAGGGGTATGCGGTCGGCGCGCTCGCTCCCGGGAAGGAACTGCTCTTCGGCGCCCTGCCCACCGCCCACTATCAGCTCCTCGCGCACGCCCGTGCGGCTACGGTGCTGCACGGTCACGGAGCCGCCTCCGTCGGCCTCGTGAACAATCACACCTGGGTCCTCCCGCTCCGCGACACCGCCGAGGACCACCAGGCCGCCGCCGTGTACGACGTGATCCACAACCGCGTTTTCAGCGAACCGCTCCTCGCCGGCCACTATCCGGATCTCGAGGCACTCGGGCTGCCACCGCTGCCCGTGCGCGACGGGGATCTGGAGGAGATCGCACGGTCGATCGACTTCTACGGCATCAACTTCTACAACCCCACGACGGTCACCGCTGCGGCGGAGGGAAGCCCGATACCGTTCGACATCGTGCCGACCCCCGGCGTCCCCGTCACCGGCTTCGGACCCGAGTGGCCCATCATGCCCGGTGCCCTGCGCGATCTGCTGATCGACCTGCACACGCGGCATCCGCATCTCCCGCCCGTGATCATCGGAGAGAACGGGGCGTCCTTCCCTGAGCCCGAGCGGGCTGCGCTCGTGGACGACACCGATCGCATCGACTATCTCTCAGGTCACATCGCGGCGGTCGGCGAGGCGATCGACGCCGGGGTGCCCGTCGAGGAGTACACGGTGTGGTCGCTCCTGGACAACTGGGAGTGGGCCGACGGGTACACCCAACGGTTCGGATTGGTGCACGTGGACTTCGAGACGGGCGAGCGCACACCCAAAGCGTCGTACGAGTGGTATCGCGACCTCATCGCGCGGTCGCGGGCGGCATCCGTCGCCGCGGAGGAGGCGCGGTGA
- a CDS encoding ABC transporter permease gives MIKYLLRRTLGWLLMIVVATNLTFFLAWGFLDPRSNYVGRRPPLTPEQIDNVLIPRNLSDTVPLMERWWNWFSGILFRWDWGTSPTGQSVNEQVAYRMWVSAELVLGATIIAAVLGIWLGVYTASRQYKLADRIGQATSIITMNINIIVAGLAVVLLAIALNEWTGVRIFYVTGSSSPGVTGFFPTIIDALQHVTLPTIALVLVGYAQYHFLQRSLLLDNINADYVRTARAKGLTKAQAVRKHALRTSLIPVATQVAFTIPTIFTGAILTESIFAWQGMGRYFLDTINQNDINGVVAVAAFGAVLTAIGAVLADVVVVVLDPRVRVS, from the coding sequence TTGATCAAGTACCTCCTGCGCCGAACACTCGGCTGGCTGCTCATGATCGTGGTCGCGACGAACCTCACGTTCTTCCTCGCGTGGGGATTCCTCGACCCGCGCAGCAACTACGTGGGGCGACGACCACCCCTGACGCCGGAGCAGATCGACAACGTCCTGATCCCGCGCAACCTCAGCGACACCGTGCCGCTCATGGAGCGGTGGTGGAACTGGTTCAGCGGCATCCTGTTCCGCTGGGACTGGGGCACGAGCCCCACCGGGCAGTCGGTCAACGAGCAGGTCGCCTACCGCATGTGGGTCAGCGCGGAGCTCGTGCTCGGTGCGACGATCATCGCCGCCGTGCTCGGCATCTGGTTGGGTGTCTACACCGCGTCCCGCCAGTACAAGCTCGCCGACCGCATCGGCCAGGCGACCTCGATCATCACGATGAACATCAACATCATCGTCGCCGGCCTCGCGGTCGTGCTCCTCGCCATCGCCCTCAACGAGTGGACAGGGGTGCGGATCTTCTACGTCACCGGCTCCTCCAGCCCGGGCGTGACCGGCTTCTTCCCGACCATCATCGACGCGCTCCAGCACGTCACGCTGCCCACGATCGCGCTCGTGCTCGTCGGCTACGCCCAGTACCACTTCCTCCAGCGCTCGCTCCTGCTCGACAACATCAACGCGGACTACGTGCGCACCGCTCGCGCCAAGGGACTGACCAAAGCGCAGGCGGTCCGCAAACACGCCCTCCGCACGTCGCTCATCCCGGTCGCGACGCAGGTCGCCTTCACGATCCCGACGATCTTCACCGGCGCGATCCTGACCGAGTCGATCTTCGCCTGGCAGGGCATGGGCCGCTACTTCCTCGACACCATCAACCAGAACGACATCAACGGCGTGGTGGCGGTCGCCGCGTTCGGCGCCGTGCTGACGGCGATCGGCGCTGTCCTCGCGGACGTCGTCGTCGTCGTCCTCGACCCGCGAGTGAGGGTGAGCTGA